In Aureibaculum algae, the following are encoded in one genomic region:
- a CDS encoding DUF3109 family protein: MFQLGKTIVSEEIIENDFVCNLSACKGACCVDGEAGAPLEEEELKILMDIYPKVKPYLTKEGIEAIEDQGLFITSEGEYETPLIPSDDSCVYINYDEKGIAQCGIEEAYNQGDIAWKKPISCHLYPVRVKDYSEFAAVNYHKWEICDDACSLGKELQVPVYKFVKQALIRKFGEDWYEELEKVAEKMKR, encoded by the coding sequence ATGTTTCAATTAGGTAAAACTATAGTTTCAGAAGAAATTATTGAAAATGATTTTGTCTGTAACCTTTCCGCATGTAAAGGTGCTTGTTGTGTTGATGGAGAAGCAGGAGCACCATTAGAAGAAGAAGAGTTAAAAATATTAATGGATATTTACCCAAAAGTAAAACCATACTTAACTAAAGAAGGTATTGAGGCAATTGAAGACCAAGGGTTATTTATTACTTCTGAGGGCGAATATGAAACACCATTAATTCCTAGTGATGATAGCTGCGTGTACATCAATTATGATGAAAAAGGCATTGCACAATGTGGTATAGAAGAGGCCTATAACCAAGGAGATATTGCTTGGAAAAAACCAATTTCTTGCCATTTATATCCCGTTAGAGTAAAAGATTATTCAGAATTTGCTGCGGTAAATTATCATAAATGGGAAATTTGTGATGATGCTTGTTCCTTAGGTAAAGAATTACAAGTGCCTGTTTATAAATTTGTTAAACAAGCATTAATCCGAAAGTTTGGTGAAGAT